From Desulfopila inferna:
GATGATAGTATTGCGTCCGCTTACAGGAAAGATACTAATGCACACAAGTGATCTGGAGGCAAAGATTGAAGAAAAAACTTCTGAATTGATGAACACGTCCAACAAACTGAAAGAAACCAATACAAACCTGAATAATGAGATAAATGAGCATATACGAACAGAAGAAATGATGCGCAGTTCACAATCTGTGGCTCATATATGTTCTTACTCAACCAATCTGAATGTAAACGAGATAGAGAAGAGTTCATGGGTCTGTTCGCCAGAATTTTACAACATATTTGGAATAGACAAAACCTATCCTCATACCATAGAAGGTTGGGCCAACTTTATTCATCCAGACTATCGAGAAGAAGTATTTGACTACCATGAATCGGTTGTGAAGGAAAAAAAAACGTTTAGTCTTGAATATAAAATAATTCGCCATAACGATGGTGCGGAACGATGGGTTCATGGTACAGGAGAACTTGAATATGATGAAAAAGGAACCCCCGTCAGAATGCACGGGGCAATACAGGACATCACCGAGCGCAGGCGATCAGAAGTGGAAAAAGAAAAACTCCAATCTCAGTTGGTACAGGCGCAAAAAATGGAGTCCATTGGCCACCTGGCAGGCGGAGTAGCGCACGACTTCAACAACATGCTTGGAGTAATTCTCGGACATACAGAGATGGCCCTTGAGGAAACAGATCCTGCTTCGTCACTTTATGCCAACCTGCATAGCGTTCACCAGGCCGGTGAGCGTTCGGCCGACCTGACCCGGCAACTGCTTGCCTTTGCCCGCAAGCAAACTATTGCTCCCAAGGTCATAGATATAAACGACATAGTGGCGGGGATGCTCAATATGCTGCGTCGGCTGATCGGCGAGGATATTAACCTGCTCTGGCAACCTGGTATAAACCTCCAGCCGGTCAAGGTCGATCCAGCACAGATCGACCAGATCCTTGCCAACCTTTGTGTCAACGCCCGAGATGCCATCGACGGTGTGGGCAAGGTTGTCATAATAACAGATACAAAAACCTTTAATGAGGACTATTGCCACGACCAGCTGGGATCTCTACCTGGAGAATACATACTGCTCGAGGTTAGCGACGACGGCTGCGGCATAGACAAAAAAACACTGGACCACATTTTTGAACCTTTTTTTACCACCAAGGAACAGAGTAAGGGCACCGGATTGGGGCTGGCATCGATTTATGGTATAGTCAAGCAGAACAACGGTTTCATTAACGTCGATAGCGAGCCGGACCACGGAACGACCTTTAAGATCTACTTACCAGTATATGCCGCAAAATCAGCGGAAGTAGCGGAAAAGACGCATGACCTGCCCGCCGAACACGGAAGCGAGACCATCCTCCTGGTGGAGGATGAGTCAGCTATTTTGACAATGACCACCACGATGCTGACCAGGCTGGGATATAACGTGGTAGCCGCTGCCACCCCGGGCGAGGCTATCCGCCTTGCTCAAGAATATCAGGGCGAAATAGATCTGTTGATGACCGATGTGGTGATGCCCGAGATGAATGGCCAGGAGTTAGCCAAAAACCTCCTCTCCCACTACCCGGATCTCAAGCGTCTGTTTATGTCCGGTTACACCGCCAACGTCATCACCCATTACGGGGTGCTGGATGAAGGCATACACTTCATCCAAAAACCGTTTTCAAAGAAAGATCTGGGAGGGAAGGTGCGCGAGGCGCTGAAAGGCTGACGTGGTAATTCAGTAATTATTCATGCGGAGAGTTAATATCGTCATTTCGAAGGTCTGATTATTCGGCCACCACTTCAAGTTGAGGTGTTTCCTGTTCTAGAAAATTTTGCTCTCCCCGATTCCTAACAACATTTTTGGAATATAGGATCAG
This genomic window contains:
- a CDS encoding PAS domain-containing hybrid sensor histidine kinase/response regulator — encoded protein: MPEQQTSEYLKRKILLFSVLSISIISLIFSITAITPLYNRLKSEQRSGLEHQVQIKSMIVEEFLSRAKATARQITSRTQIRKKLEAYNRKEINLDELLSFTGSKLADAMKLSDDVVGISRLDSSKKLVVQVGIPIPETFWKIPDDSSKAVLVYGPVIIKDESYVILGAPISNRKEQRVGTDIVLFSIKGLQRIVGDYNDLGETGETILGKIENNEVLLFFPLRNSTDAAIRLTTNTSFVGSALVETAKQKNGIIDFTNPSGPNAVIAYGSIHNGMWGMMIKMDKKELYYSINREILFISLVILFLIALGTIGMMIVLRPLTGKILMHTSDLEAKIEEKTSELMNTSNKLKETNTNLNNEINEHIRTEEMMRSSQSVAHICSYSTNLNVNEIEKSSWVCSPEFYNIFGIDKTYPHTIEGWANFIHPDYREEVFDYHESVVKEKKTFSLEYKIIRHNDGAERWVHGTGELEYDEKGTPVRMHGAIQDITERRRSEVEKEKLQSQLVQAQKMESIGHLAGGVAHDFNNMLGVILGHTEMALEETDPASSLYANLHSVHQAGERSADLTRQLLAFARKQTIAPKVIDINDIVAGMLNMLRRLIGEDINLLWQPGINLQPVKVDPAQIDQILANLCVNARDAIDGVGKVVIITDTKTFNEDYCHDQLGSLPGEYILLEVSDDGCGIDKKTLDHIFEPFFTTKEQSKGTGLGLASIYGIVKQNNGFINVDSEPDHGTTFKIYLPVYAAKSAEVAEKTHDLPAEHGSETILLVEDESAILTMTTTMLTRLGYNVVAAATPGEAIRLAQEYQGEIDLLMTDVVMPEMNGQELAKNLLSHYPDLKRLFMSGYTANVITHYGVLDEGIHFIQKPFSKKDLGGKVREALKG